One window of Medicago truncatula cultivar Jemalong A17 chromosome 2, MtrunA17r5.0-ANR, whole genome shotgun sequence genomic DNA carries:
- the LOC112419299 gene encoding uncharacterized protein, protein MIHWKSSITSIISSTFLSGNYTSACDYTNITDFVFLKKFSIDIHPPKAPKIIEVLWNPPPLHWIKCNTDGSSNTNTSSCGGIFRDRNADFLMCFAENTGHENAYFAELSGAMRAIELAKLHNWQSLWLESDSALVVNAFKNISQVPWKLRNRWENCILATRNMNFIVSHVFREGNECADMLANIGLSLNCLTIWLELPDCIKSIFIKNKLGWPNNRFVY, encoded by the coding sequence ATGATTCATTGGAAAAGCTCTATAACTTCAATCATCTCAAGTACTTTCTTATCTGGTAATTACACTTCTGCATGCGACTATACAAACATCACTGATTTTGTGTTTCTTAAGAAATTCAGCATTGATATTCACCCTCCTAAAGCCCCAAAGATTATAGAAGTTTTGTGGAATCCTCCTCCCTTGCATTGGATTAAATGCAATACAGATGGCTCTTCCAACACGAACACTTCCTCTTGTGGTGGGATATTCAGAGATAGGAATGCAGATTTTTTGATGTGCTTTGCAGAAAACACTGGACATGAAAATGCTTATTTTGCAGAGTTGTCTGGTGCAATGAGGGCCATTGAGTTGGCTAAGCTTCATAACTGGCAGAGTTTGTGGCTGGAATCAGATTCTGCACTTGTTGTCAATGCTTTCAAAAACATCTCTCAAGTTCCTTGGAAATTAAGAAACAGATGGGAAAATTGCATTCTTGCAACCAGGAACATGAATTTTATTGTGTCTCATGTATTCAGGGAAGGAAATGAATGTGCAGACATGCTTGCTAACATAGGATTGAGTTTAAATTGCTTGACTATTTGGTTGGAACTTCCTGATTGTATCAAATCTatctttattaaaaacaaattaggCTGGCCTAATAATAGATTTGTGTATTAG
- the LOC11430341 gene encoding protein SUPPRESSOR OF GENE SILENCING 3, producing the protein MADESVDAFPTLETVYRVTGYKFNQLSRKLPDAKLNSEQTGESKVIPMPWCSPNSSSNAWSQPNLIQKLKKRGYSGSGLKSNNLQVKSNSPKPLNGSENGVLDDNRLLHCVEDDTAPSKDCKDGQCDDEGISKPNCENNDDEGIPKPNCEKNDDEGMPKPNCENIEDEGIPKPNCENIDDEGIPKPQCENADDEIVDSDTDIVFDSDDDLSLDDTDSDTGEKSHEGSKKSKWFRKFFNDLNKLTVEEISSPATRWHCPACQDGPGAIDWYHGLQPLLNHSRTIKVRRARLHRAFSETLEEECSMRGAPLIRGGEANGLWEGLDNKVKDREIVWPPMVVIMNTKYEQDENNKWTGMGNQELLDCFSDYGALKARHSYGPHGHRGMSVLIFEPSVAGYLESVQLYKHFKEQGRDREAWDRCKNPFVPGGKRQLYGYMASREDLDVFNKHSGKSKLKFEIRSYQEMVESKIKHINDDSKVSEKLRKTTEENHVVQERTKEHHLQNKEEMNEQEKFFLDQIQIIHQSIAAKEDEFTKSQQAKQEVMCVNGDSSVKEDDNHIMEKNSSFTKSQDKDMRQFEAVRDNILKTHGEKQLALKKKQWQEQVELEKELENELTQLMNKHALSHSQEESC; encoded by the exons ATGGCCGATGAAAGCGTTGATGCTTTTCCAACGCTGGAAACTGTGTATAGAGTGACCGGTTACAAATTCAATCAGTTGAGCCGGAAATTACCGGACGCCAAATTGAATTCAGAACAAACTGGTGAGTCCAAGGTGATCCCGATGCCTTGGTGTTCTCCGAATTCTAGTTCAAATGCATGGAGCCAACCAAATTTGATCCAGAAGCTGAAAAAGAGGGGTTATAGTGGATCAGGACTTAAAAGCAATAACCTACAGGTGAAAAGCAATTCTCCAAAGCCTCTTAATGGAAGTGAAAATGGAGTTTTGGATGACAACAGGTTACTTCATTGTGTTGAAGATGATACAGCTCCATCTAAGGATTGCAAGGATGGTCAATGCGATGACGAAGGGATCTCGAAACCCAATTGTGAAAATAATGACGATGAAGGAATCCCGAAACCCAATTGTGAAAAGAATGATGATGAAGGAATGCCGAAACCCAACTGCGAAAACATTGAGGATGAAGGAATCCCGAAACCCAATTGTGAAAACATTGATGACGAAGGAATCCCAAAACCTCAATGTGAAAACGCCGATGATGAAATTGTTGATAGTGATACTGATATTGTGTTTGATAGTGATGATGATCTTTCTTTAgatgacactgactcagacacCGGAGAGAAAAGCCACGAAGGGAGCAAGAAGAGTAAGTGGTTCAGGAAATTCTTTAATGATTTAAATAAACTGACAGTTGAGGAGATCAGTTCACCAGCAACTCGGTGGCACTGCCCAGCATGCCAAGACGGTCCTGGGGCTATTGATTGGTATCATGGATTGCAGCCCCTTTTGAATCATTCTAGGACAATAAAAGTAAGGAGGGCAAGATTGCATCGAGCGTTTTCCGAAACTTTGGAGGAAGAGTGCTCGATGAGAGGAGCTCCATTGATAAGGGGTGGTGAAGCCAATGGACTGTGGGAGGGTCTCGATAACAAAGTTAAGGATCGTGAAATTGTTTGGCCTCCAATGGTTGTCATTATGAATACGAAATACGAGCAGGATGAAAACAACAAG TGGACAGGAATGGGGAATCAAGAACTCCTTGATTGCTTCAGTGATTACGGTGCATTGAAGGCTCGACACTCATATGGTCCACATGGGCACCGAGGGATgagtgttttgatttttgaaccaTCTGTAGCAGGTTATTTAGAGTCTGTGCAGCTCTACAAGCATTTCAAAGAGCAAGGAAGAGATAGGGAAGCTTGGGATCGTTGTAAGAATCCATTTGTCCCAGGAGGAAAACGGCAACTTTATGGTTACATGGCTTCTAGAGAAGATTTAGATGTTTTCAACAAGCACTCTG gaaaatcaaaattaaagttTGAAATTAGATCATATCAAGAAATGGTAGAGAGCAAGATTAAGCACATCAATGATGACAGTAAAGTAAGCGAGAAGTTACGCAAAACAACTGAAGAAAACCATGTTGTGCAAGAACGTACTAAAGAACATCATCTACAAAACAAGGAGGAG aTGAACGAACAAGAAAAGTTTTTCCTTGATCAAATACAAATCATTCATCAATCAATAGCTGCAAAGGAAGACGAGTTTACGAAATCACAGCAAGCAAAACAAGAAGTGATGTGTGTCAATGGAGATTCTTCTGTGAAAGAAGATGACAATCATAT AATGGAGAAAAATTCTAGTTTCACGAAGTCTCAAGACAAGGATATGAGGCAATTTGAGGCAGTGAGAGATAATATCTTAAAAACACATGGTGAAAAACAGTTGGCTCTGAAGAAGAAGCAGTGGCAAGAGCAGGTTGAACTTGAGAAGGAATTGGAAAATGAACTAACTCAGCTCATGAACAAGCATGCTTTAAGTCACTCTCAAGAAGAAAGCTGTTAA